The following proteins come from a genomic window of Streptomyces sp. GS7:
- the rsmG gene encoding 16S rRNA (guanine(527)-N(7))-methyltransferase RsmG produces the protein MTEAAAELPPAPKAAQEVFGERFPEAVRYGELLADAGVKRGLIGPREVPRLWERHLLNCAVLSEVVPEGVSVCDVGSGAGLPGIPLALVRPDLKITLLEPLLRRTNFLQEVVELLGLDHVTVVRGRAEEVMGKLPQVHVVTARAVAPLDRLAGWGVPLLRPYGEMLALKGDTAEEELKAARAALSKLGVVETSVVQVGAGVVDPPSTVVRVEVGESPGGVRFAAKRAKAARVSRAARGRRR, from the coding sequence GTGACGGAGGCAGCAGCGGAGCTCCCTCCCGCGCCGAAAGCGGCGCAGGAGGTATTCGGCGAGCGCTTTCCCGAGGCCGTACGGTACGGCGAACTGCTCGCCGACGCCGGTGTGAAGCGCGGGCTGATCGGTCCACGCGAGGTTCCGAGGTTGTGGGAGCGGCACCTGCTGAACTGCGCGGTGCTCTCCGAGGTCGTTCCGGAGGGCGTCTCGGTCTGTGATGTGGGTTCAGGGGCAGGGCTGCCCGGTATCCCGCTGGCGCTGGTGCGCCCGGACCTGAAGATCACGCTCCTGGAGCCGCTGCTGCGGCGGACGAACTTCCTTCAGGAAGTGGTCGAGCTGCTCGGGCTGGACCATGTCACGGTTGTCCGGGGCCGGGCTGAAGAGGTCATGGGCAAGCTTCCGCAGGTGCATGTGGTGACTGCGCGGGCGGTCGCGCCGCTGGACCGGCTGGCCGGCTGGGGTGTACCGCTGCTGCGTCCGTACGGCGAGATGCTGGCGCTCAAGGGCGACACGGCGGAGGAGGAGCTCAAGGCGGCCCGTGCGGCGCTGAGCAAGCTCGGTGTGGTCGAGACCTCGGTCGTGCAGGTGGGCGCGGGCGTGGTGGATCCGCCGTCGACCGTGGTGCGGGTCGAGGTGGGCGAGAGCCCGGGCGGGGTGCGCTTCGCTGCGAAGAGGGCGAAGGCTGCGCGTGTCAGCCGGGCGGCGAGGGGCCGCCGGCGTTGA
- a CDS encoding Jag family protein, with protein MTDTTPATKGTDTLTRLEQEGEIAADYLEGLLDIADLDGDIDMDVEADRAAVSIISDSTSRDLQKLVGRDGEVLEALQELTRLAVHRETGDRSRLMLDIAGFRARKREELTKIGANAAAEAKSTGQPVKLDPMTPFERKVVHDAVAAAGLQSESEGEEPQRCVVVLPA; from the coding sequence GTGACGGACACGACCCCTGCCACCAAGGGCACCGACACCCTGACCCGCCTGGAGCAGGAAGGCGAGATCGCGGCCGACTACCTGGAAGGTCTGCTGGACATCGCGGACCTCGACGGTGACATCGACATGGATGTCGAGGCCGACCGCGCCGCGGTGTCGATCATCAGCGACTCGACCAGCCGCGACCTCCAGAAGCTGGTGGGGCGGGACGGCGAGGTGCTGGAGGCGCTGCAGGAGCTGACGCGGCTGGCCGTGCACCGCGAGACCGGTGACCGCAGCCGTCTGATGCTGGACATCGCCGGCTTCCGGGCGCGTAAGCGCGAGGAGCTCACCAAGATCGGCGCGAATGCGGCGGCGGAGGCCAAGAGCACCGGGCAGCCGGTGAAGCTGGACCCGATGACGCCGTTCGAGCGCAAGGTCGTGCACGACGCGGTGGCCGCGGCCGGGCTGCAGAGCGAGTCCGAGGGCGAGGAGCCGCAGCGCTGCGTGGTTGTCCTCCCGGCCTGA